A single genomic interval of Pseudomonadota bacterium harbors:
- a CDS encoding NADH-quinone oxidoreductase subunit M — MTIEWPVLSVLIWLPIAGGVAVLLVGERRAELARWVGLAATLATFIASLPLFGAFDRGTAEMQFQELAPWIPTFDLNYHLGVDGLSLPLILLTTFISVLVIMGAWGAIQQRVAQYLAAFLILEGLMVGVFCALDAFLFYVFFEAMLIPMFLIIGVWGGPNRVYATIKFFLYTFLGSVFMLVALIYLYLKADSAAILDLHALPLSLTEQLWIFVAFLLAFAVKIPMFPVHTWLPDAHVEAPTGGSVVLAAIMLKIGGYGFVRFSLPITPDASLSLDWLLITLSLIAVVYVGLVALVQQDMKKLIAYSSISHMGFVTLGIFIAFAILARGEGSSGAVLGVEGAMVQMLSHGFVSAALFFCVGVMYDRIHSREIADYGGVVNTMPWFATFMVLFAMANCGLPGTSGFVGEFMVILASFQANFWYAVLAGLTLILGAAYSLWLVKRVIFGEIGNKKVERLEDLNFREAVTLGALAVAVLGFGIWPEPLVELMHVSVDNLLTHVAQSKIQVQL, encoded by the coding sequence ATGACTATCGAATGGCCTGTGCTGAGTGTCCTGATCTGGCTGCCCATCGCCGGCGGCGTAGCGGTGCTGCTGGTGGGAGAGCGCCGGGCGGAGCTGGCCCGCTGGGTTGGGCTCGCCGCGACGCTGGCGACCTTCATCGCCAGCCTGCCGCTGTTCGGCGCTTTCGACCGCGGTACGGCCGAGATGCAGTTTCAGGAGCTGGCGCCCTGGATCCCAACCTTCGATCTGAACTACCACCTGGGGGTGGACGGTCTGTCCCTGCCGCTGATTCTGCTGACGACCTTCATCTCCGTGCTGGTCATCATGGGCGCCTGGGGCGCGATCCAGCAGCGCGTGGCGCAGTACCTGGCGGCGTTCCTGATTCTGGAAGGCCTGATGGTGGGGGTGTTTTGCGCGCTGGACGCGTTTCTTTTCTACGTCTTTTTTGAGGCCATGCTCATTCCGATGTTCCTCATCATCGGCGTGTGGGGTGGCCCCAACCGGGTTTACGCAACCATCAAGTTTTTCCTCTACACCTTCCTGGGCTCGGTCTTCATGCTGGTGGCGTTGATCTACCTGTACCTGAAAGCCGATTCCGCAGCGATCCTGGATCTGCACGCGCTGCCGCTCAGCCTGACGGAACAGCTGTGGATCTTTGTGGCGTTCCTATTGGCCTTTGCGGTAAAGATTCCGATGTTCCCGGTGCACACCTGGCTGCCGGACGCCCACGTGGAGGCGCCGACCGGCGGTTCGGTGGTGCTGGCGGCGATCATGCTGAAAATCGGGGGCTACGGTTTTGTCCGTTTCTCCCTCCCGATCACGCCCGATGCCAGCCTGAGCCTGGACTGGCTGCTGATCACCCTGTCGCTGATTGCCGTCGTCTACGTGGGGCTCGTGGCGCTGGTTCAGCAGGACATGAAAAAGCTGATCGCGTACTCGTCGATCTCGCACATGGGTTTTGTCACGCTCGGGATTTTCATCGCCTTTGCGATTCTGGCGCGCGGGGAGGGCAGCAGCGGGGCGGTGCTCGGGGTTGAAGGCGCCATGGTGCAGATGCTGTCACACGGCTTTGTGTCGGCGGCGCTGTTTTTCTGTGTCGGCGTGATGTACGACCGCATTCACTCGCGCGAGATCGCCGACTACGGCGGCGTGGTGAACACCATGCCCTGGTTCGCGACGTTTATGGTGCTGTTTGCGATGGCAAACTGCGGACTGCCGGGCACATCGGGGTTTGTCGGGGAGTTTATGGTGATCCTGGCCAGTTTCCAGGCCAACTTCTGGTACGCCGTGTTGGCTGGCCTGACGCTCATTCTCGGCGCCGCCTATTCGCTGTGGCTGGTCAAGCGGGTAATCTTCGGCGAGATCGGCAACAAGAAGGTCGAGCGGCTGGAAGACCTGAACTTCCGCGAGGCGGTCACGCTGGGCGCCCTGGCGGTGGCGGTCCTGGGTTTTGGCATCTGGCCGGAGCCCCTGGTTGAGCTGATGCACGTCTCCGTGGATAACCTGTTGACCCACGTCGCCCAGTCGAAGATCCAGGTGCAGCTATGA
- the nuoN gene encoding NADH-quinone oxidoreductase subunit NuoN encodes MFEASELIPLLPEMIVLLMACVVLIVDLYISEQRRGIIQILSLATLIFAALATLRVHDGDSIIETQRLLSGTFVRDQMGDVLKLFVYLVMGMVFVYAKTYLRDRNLYKGEFFVLCLFGTLGMMVMISAGSMLSLYLGLELLALSTYALVALDRNNPMASESAMKYFVLGALASGMLLYGMSMIYGATGSLDLLAIQASVAGAADSVVLAFGLTFVVVGLAFKFGAVPFHMWVPDVYQGSPTAVTLFISSAPKLAAFALAIRLLSDGLIGQLQNWQLMLVLLSVASLAIGNVVAIAQTNIKRMLAYSTVSHVGFIFMGILAGTEAGFEAAMFYAIVYSMMSVGAFAVVIVVSRAGFEAENLEDYKGLAQRSPWLALMMMMILASLAGFPPFVGFFAKLQVVKAAVEADLVWLAVVSVVFAVVGAFYYLRVIKLMYMDEPDTPEPVTTGSDVGAVLSANGLVQLALGIFPGPLIALCAAAFPG; translated from the coding sequence GTGTTTGAAGCCAGTGAACTGATTCCTCTCCTGCCGGAGATGATCGTGCTGTTGATGGCCTGCGTGGTGCTGATCGTCGATCTCTACATCAGCGAACAGCGCCGGGGCATCATCCAGATTCTGTCGCTGGCGACGCTGATTTTTGCGGCGCTCGCCACGCTTCGCGTGCACGATGGCGACAGCATCATCGAGACGCAGCGCCTGCTGAGCGGAACGTTCGTTCGGGACCAGATGGGTGACGTGCTCAAGCTGTTTGTCTATCTGGTGATGGGCATGGTGTTTGTCTACGCCAAGACCTATCTACGCGATCGAAACCTGTACAAAGGTGAGTTCTTTGTGCTGTGTCTGTTCGGCACGCTCGGGATGATGGTGATGATTTCCGCGGGCAGCATGCTGAGCCTTTATCTGGGGCTGGAGCTGCTGGCGCTGTCCACCTACGCGCTGGTGGCGCTGGACCGCAACAACCCGATGGCCAGCGAGTCGGCCATGAAATATTTTGTGCTGGGGGCACTGGCGTCGGGCATGCTGCTGTACGGCATGTCGATGATCTACGGCGCCACGGGCAGTCTGGACCTGCTGGCCATCCAGGCGTCGGTCGCGGGTGCCGCTGACAGCGTTGTGCTGGCGTTTGGCCTGACGTTTGTTGTGGTGGGTCTCGCCTTCAAGTTTGGGGCCGTGCCGTTCCACATGTGGGTGCCGGACGTCTACCAGGGCTCGCCGACGGCAGTCACGCTATTTATCAGCTCAGCGCCCAAGCTGGCCGCGTTTGCGCTGGCCATCCGCCTGCTGAGCGATGGCCTGATCGGTCAGCTGCAGAACTGGCAGCTGATGCTGGTGCTGCTGTCGGTGGCGTCGCTGGCGATCGGCAACGTCGTGGCAATTGCGCAGACCAATATCAAGCGCATGCTGGCGTATTCCACCGTGTCTCACGTTGGTTTTATCTTCATGGGCATTCTCGCCGGGACTGAAGCGGGCTTCGAGGCCGCGATGTTCTACGCCATCGTTTACTCAATGATGTCGGTGGGGGCTTTCGCGGTTGTCATTGTGGTTTCCCGGGCCGGCTTTGAGGCGGAGAATCTGGAAGACTACAAGGGGCTTGCCCAGCGCAGCCCGTGGCTGGCGCTGATGATGATGATGATTCTGGCGTCGCTCGCCGGCTTTCCGCCGTTTGTGGGCTTCTTTGCCAAGCTGCAGGTGGTCAAGGCCGCGGTCGAAGCTGATCTGGTCTGGCTTGCGGTGGTATCCGTGGTGTTTGCCGTGGTCGGCGCGTTTTACTACCTGCGCGTGATCAAGCTGATGTATATGGACGAACCGGACACGCCGGAGCCGGTGACCACCGGCAGCGACGTGGGCGCGGTGCTGAGCGCGAACGGCCTGGTTCAGCTCGCTCTGGGCATCTTCCCCGGACCGCTGATCGCTTTGTGCGCGGCCGCGTTCCCCGGCTAG